A genomic segment from Anas acuta chromosome 29, bAnaAcu1.1, whole genome shotgun sequence encodes:
- the LOC137845826 gene encoding olfactory receptor 14A16-like yields MAYDRYVAICKPLHYGSLLGRRACAQIAAAAWGSGFLYAVLHTANTFSLPLCQGNAVEQFFCEIPQILKLSCSDAYLREVGVLIVSLCLAFACFVFISFSYVQIFRAVLKMPSEQGQHKAFSTCLPHLAIFSLTLSTAMVAYLKPPSNFSSSLDLVVAVLYSVVPPAVNPLFYSMRNQELKDALWKLFGYMFFQH; encoded by the coding sequence atggcctatgaccgctacgttgccatctgcaagcccctgcactatgggaGCCTCTTGGGCAGgagagcttgtgcccagattgcagcagctgcttggggcagtggctttctctatgctgtcctgcacacagccaatacattttccttgcccctctgccaaggcaatgctgtggaacagttcttctgtgaaatcccccagatcctcaagctctcctgctcagatgcctacctcagggaagttggggtTCTTATAGTTAGTCTCTGTTTAGcatttgcatgttttgttttcatttcattttcttatgtgcagatcttcagggctgtgctgaagatgccctctgagcagggtcagcacaaagccttttccacatgcctccctcaccttgCCATTTTCTCTCTGACTCTCAGTACTGCCATGGTTGCCTACCTGAAACCCCCCTCAAACTTTTCCTCATCCTTGGACCTAgtggtggcagttctgtactcagtggtgcctccagcagtgaaccccctcttctacagcatgaggaaccaggagctcaaggatgccTTGTGGAAACTCTTTGGATACATGTTTTTTCAGCATTGA